In one window of Ferriphaselus amnicola DNA:
- a CDS encoding EAL domain-containing protein: MPNAMTNQPSHSGSNGQPTLLLEIATRDVVRLSPDDTIAQAASSMSERRISSILVTDADSHPLGIVTERNMLQAMQSGCPPSTALREVMSAPVITMPQSTAILDAYHFCRRNGIRHLAIVDDSNALLGVVSETDFRHYLNLSALAGRRKVTSLARGSAIALPPATGLMQALDLMQAQRKSCVVVIEGEKPIGIVTERDVVRFYSRSMPAADITLGAVMTAPVLTISHEASINQAAEKMLVHKVRHLVMVNKYGLLAGLLSEHDLTQTLVSDNTDMRDGVDENFLRTLINTLPDLVWLKDLDGVYLACNHRFERFFGAREADIVGKTDYDFMPREIADAFREFDRHAVEMPHPSVNEEWVTYADDGHRELLETIKTPMHGNSGQMIGVLGIARDITLRKRIEDALYFVSQKGWKGSEKFLDALARYLGEALGTDYVIIDKLSDDPEYAETVALYARGEIAPNIRYLLPGTPCANVVSSQFCCYPEQVQRQFPNDSLLVDMGVESYAGIPLWAADGRAIGLIAVLDGKPMRDPNLIEQLLKIVASRAAAELEREAAHRALQQSEQEFRTLADHMPDNMVRYDALGAVRYMNPAFVASIAQDIRPEIGKVTAAAHPDYAPAHAFQRLIEQVVRTGEPATIEMSLPAPDGELRSHFIRLVPERDQDDNIIGALAIGRDVTEQNRAHEQLQKEKQFVDDVINSMPGIFYLLDPQGRFLKVNRHFLEVSGYTQAELDGITALDLFEGSDRQLIAERISDVFKYGSARVEAGFRTKSGKKYPYLFSGHLTNINGANYLVGVGMDISERTQAEEALRIYASVFETSQEAIILSDADNTITDVNPAFTRITGYQREEVIGKNPRLLSSGRHARSFFAEMWEALERNLTWRGEMWNRRKSGELYAELLSISVIQDKQGHKQRHVGVFSDISRMKAHEAELSRVANHDMLTGLPNRRLLADRLNQSIVRAQRSGKILVVCYLDLDGFKQVNDEFGHETGDQLLIVISHRLQAILRADDTLARLGGDEFVMLFNELSHEQECLFVLDRILEAVSTPVPVGTNVAKVSASLGVTFYPVDHEDGDTLLRHADQAMYIAKQHGKNRYHLYDSHNDQQVRSQHNSRQRVALGLENGEFELYFQPKIDLTTGTTTGAEALIRWHHPEEGMLLPKQFLPLIESSSVEIQLGEWVMDNALYQLDCWHQQEKVLELSVNISAHHLQSPGFVDKLARRLRNHPHIPRNSLQIEVLETAALSDIEQTSKTINACRELGVTFALDDFGTGYSSLAYLRKLSAETLKIDQSFVINMLNDDGDKAIVEGIIALAQTFGRKTVAEGIEQTELAETLRLAGCDFGQGFGFAHPMPAHEFLEWLAKKQ; encoded by the coding sequence ATGCCTAATGCCATGACGAATCAACCGTCTCACTCGGGTAGTAACGGGCAACCCACGCTACTACTAGAAATTGCTACACGGGATGTCGTGCGCCTATCACCCGATGATACGATAGCTCAGGCAGCAAGCAGCATGTCCGAGCGGCGTATCTCGTCGATATTGGTCACTGATGCAGACAGCCATCCACTCGGCATCGTCACCGAACGCAACATGCTGCAAGCTATGCAATCTGGCTGCCCGCCAAGCACCGCCTTGCGCGAAGTCATGTCAGCGCCCGTCATCACCATGCCGCAATCCACCGCCATCCTGGATGCCTATCACTTTTGTCGTCGCAATGGAATTCGCCATCTGGCAATCGTAGATGACAGCAACGCATTGCTCGGTGTAGTCAGCGAAACGGATTTTCGCCACTACCTAAATCTCTCTGCACTAGCAGGACGACGTAAAGTCACCTCTCTCGCCCGAGGATCGGCAATCGCCCTGCCACCTGCAACCGGCCTAATGCAAGCACTCGATCTGATGCAGGCGCAGCGTAAGAGTTGCGTCGTGGTGATCGAAGGCGAGAAGCCTATCGGCATAGTCACCGAACGGGATGTCGTGCGCTTTTATTCCAGGAGTATGCCAGCCGCCGACATTACGCTGGGCGCAGTGATGACCGCCCCTGTGCTGACCATTTCACACGAAGCCTCGATCAACCAGGCTGCAGAAAAGATGCTCGTGCATAAAGTGCGTCATCTGGTGATGGTGAATAAATACGGGCTCTTGGCTGGCCTGCTGAGTGAGCATGACCTAACTCAGACACTGGTGAGCGATAACACCGACATGCGCGATGGGGTCGACGAAAACTTTCTGCGCACCCTCATCAATACCTTGCCGGACCTAGTCTGGCTGAAAGATTTAGACGGCGTGTATCTTGCCTGTAACCACCGTTTTGAGCGTTTCTTCGGTGCAAGGGAGGCCGACATCGTCGGCAAGACCGACTACGACTTCATGCCCCGCGAGATCGCAGATGCTTTCCGTGAGTTCGATCGTCATGCAGTCGAGATGCCTCATCCAAGTGTTAACGAGGAATGGGTCACTTACGCCGATGATGGCCACCGTGAACTGCTTGAGACCATCAAGACCCCGATGCACGGCAACAGTGGGCAAATGATAGGCGTGCTAGGCATCGCCCGCGACATTACGCTGCGCAAACGCATCGAGGATGCACTGTATTTCGTATCCCAGAAAGGCTGGAAAGGCTCCGAGAAGTTTCTCGACGCACTCGCCCGATATCTCGGCGAAGCACTCGGCACGGACTACGTCATCATCGACAAATTAAGCGACGATCCGGAGTATGCCGAGACCGTAGCCTTGTATGCGCGGGGTGAGATCGCCCCCAACATCCGCTACCTCCTGCCCGGCACACCCTGTGCGAACGTGGTCAGTAGCCAGTTCTGCTGCTACCCGGAGCAGGTGCAGCGACAGTTCCCGAACGACAGCCTGCTCGTCGACATGGGTGTGGAGAGCTATGCCGGCATCCCGCTGTGGGCTGCCGACGGCCGTGCCATCGGCCTGATTGCCGTGCTCGACGGCAAACCGATGCGGGACCCCAACCTGATCGAGCAACTCCTCAAGATCGTCGCCTCGCGTGCCGCTGCCGAGTTGGAACGCGAGGCCGCCCACCGAGCCCTGCAACAAAGCGAGCAAGAGTTCCGCACCTTGGCCGATCACATGCCAGACAACATGGTGCGCTACGATGCCCTTGGCGCGGTGCGTTACATGAACCCCGCCTTCGTCGCCAGCATCGCCCAGGACATTCGCCCAGAGATCGGCAAGGTCACCGCAGCGGCCCACCCTGACTACGCACCCGCACATGCTTTCCAGCGGCTGATCGAACAAGTGGTACGCACGGGTGAACCAGCCACGATAGAGATGTCGCTCCCCGCCCCCGACGGCGAGCTGCGGAGCCACTTCATCCGCCTCGTCCCAGAGCGCGACCAAGATGACAACATCATCGGCGCGCTGGCCATTGGCCGCGATGTCACTGAACAGAACCGAGCCCACGAGCAACTGCAAAAGGAGAAACAGTTCGTGGATGATGTGATCAACAGCATGCCCGGCATCTTCTACCTGCTCGATCCGCAAGGCCGCTTCCTCAAGGTGAATAGGCATTTCCTCGAGGTCAGCGGTTATACACAAGCGGAGCTGGACGGCATCACCGCCCTCGACCTGTTCGAAGGCAGTGATCGTCAGCTCATCGCAGAACGAATCAGCGACGTATTCAAGTATGGATCAGCCCGGGTAGAGGCAGGATTCCGAACCAAGTCAGGGAAAAAGTATCCCTACCTGTTCTCTGGCCACCTGACGAACATCAACGGTGCGAACTACCTCGTTGGTGTGGGCATGGACATCTCAGAACGCACACAAGCCGAAGAAGCATTGCGTATCTATGCCAGCGTGTTCGAAACCAGTCAGGAAGCGATCATCCTTAGCGATGCTGACAACACCATCACCGACGTCAACCCAGCCTTCACCCGCATCACCGGCTACCAGCGCGAAGAGGTGATCGGCAAGAACCCGCGTCTGCTCAGCTCTGGCCGCCACGCCCGGAGCTTCTTCGCGGAAATGTGGGAAGCCTTGGAGCGCAACCTGACATGGCGTGGCGAGATGTGGAACCGTCGCAAGTCCGGTGAACTCTATGCCGAGCTGCTGTCCATTTCGGTGATACAGGACAAGCAAGGCCACAAGCAGCGCCATGTCGGCGTGTTCTCCGACATCAGCCGCATGAAAGCGCACGAGGCTGAATTGAGTCGTGTCGCCAACCACGACATGTTGACAGGTCTACCCAACCGGCGCCTGCTGGCCGACCGCCTGAACCAGTCCATCGTACGTGCCCAGCGCAGCGGAAAGATACTGGTGGTGTGCTACCTCGATCTGGATGGCTTCAAACAGGTCAACGACGAGTTCGGCCACGAAACCGGCGACCAACTACTCATCGTCATCTCGCATCGCCTGCAGGCCATCTTGCGTGCCGATGACACCTTGGCTCGCTTGGGAGGCGACGAATTCGTGATGCTATTCAACGAGCTCAGCCACGAGCAAGAATGTCTGTTCGTACTCGACCGCATACTGGAAGCCGTCAGCACGCCCGTCCCGGTCGGCACCAACGTAGCCAAGGTTTCCGCCAGTCTTGGGGTCACCTTCTACCCCGTTGACCACGAGGATGGCGACACGCTGCTGCGACATGCCGACCAAGCCATGTACATCGCCAAGCAGCACGGCAAGAACCGCTATCACCTCTACGACTCCCACAACGATCAACAGGTACGCAGCCAGCACAATTCGCGACAACGGGTCGCTCTAGGACTGGAGAACGGAGAGTTTGAACTGTATTTCCAGCCCAAGATCGATCTGACCACTGGAACCACCACGGGTGCAGAAGCCCTGATCCGCTGGCATCATCCGGAGGAAGGAATGCTGTTGCCAAAGCAGTTCCTACCACTGATTGAAAGTTCATCCGTAGAAATTCAGCTCGGCGAATGGGTGATGGACAACGCGCTGTATCAACTAGATTGCTGGCATCAACAAGAAAAAGTGCTGGAGCTCAGTGTCAACATCTCGGCTCACCACCTGCAATCGCCAGGCTTCGTCGACAAACTAGCGCGTCGGCTACGAAACCATCCTCACATCCCACGCAACTCTCTGCAGATCGAAGTGCTAGAGACTGCAGCGCTGTCCGACATCGAGCAGACCTCAAAGACCATCAACGCGTGTCGAGAACTGGGTGTGACCTTTGCACTGGACGATTTCGGCACCGGATATTCCTCGCTGGCCTATCTGCGCAAGCTGTCAGCTGAGACATTGAAAATCGACCAGTCGTTCGTCATCAACATGTTGAATGACGACGGCGACAAGGCTATCGTGGAAGGCATCATCGCACTGGCGCAGACCTTTGGCCGAAAGACCGTGGCTGAAGGCATCGAGCAGACCGAACTGGCCGAGACCCTTCGTCTGGCGGGATGCGACTTCGGCCAGGGATTCGGTTTCGCCCACCCCATGCCAGCACACGAATTCTTGGAATGGCTGGCCAAAAAACAATAA
- the ybeY gene encoding rRNA maturation RNase YbeY: MHKLSLAVQYASHSSDLPTRPQFRRWFQRALEQDVQVSLRIVDEVEGRALNLAYREKDYATNVLTFVYDDNDPLYADVVICAPVVEKEAIEQGKSLESHYAHLSLHAALHLQGYDHETDTEAEEMEARETALMLKLGYPAPYAVTP; the protein is encoded by the coding sequence ATGCACAAACTATCTCTCGCTGTTCAGTACGCCAGCCACTCCTCCGATTTGCCAACCCGGCCGCAATTCCGCCGCTGGTTCCAGCGCGCGCTGGAACAGGACGTACAGGTTTCCCTGCGCATTGTGGACGAAGTCGAAGGCCGTGCCCTTAACCTTGCCTATCGCGAAAAGGACTATGCCACCAATGTACTGACCTTTGTTTATGACGACAACGACCCGCTGTATGCCGATGTGGTGATCTGTGCGCCCGTGGTGGAGAAAGAGGCTATCGAACAGGGTAAATCGTTGGAATCGCACTACGCCCACCTGAGCCTCCATGCGGCACTGCATCTGCAAGGCTACGACCACGAGACCGATACAGAGGCTGAGGAAATGGAAGCGCGCGAGACTGCGCTGATGCTCAAATTAGGGTATCCTGCGCCCTACGCCGTAACCCCATGA
- a CDS encoding HlyC/CorC family transporter, with product MNDPESNKPTWLERLSTLLLREPEDRDQLIEVLNHAYERNLLDADALSMMEGVIHVSERPVREIMIPRAQMDVIDISLPPDEFLPYVIETAHSRFPVIDGDKDNIVGILLAKDLLRIYAGENFEVRDMLRPAVFVPESKRLNVLLREFRSNRNHIALVADEYGGVSGMVTIEDVLEQIVGDIEDEYDFDEDEDNIIADASNVWRVKAATEIADFNEATGGSFSDEECDTVGGLAVKAFGKLPKRDDQIMLAGLRFKVLRADSRRVHLFQVERVPESTDA from the coding sequence ATGAACGACCCCGAGAGTAACAAGCCGACCTGGCTTGAACGTTTGTCCACCCTGCTGCTGCGCGAACCTGAAGACCGCGACCAGCTCATCGAAGTCCTCAACCACGCTTACGAACGCAACCTGCTCGATGCTGACGCGCTGTCCATGATGGAAGGCGTGATTCACGTTTCCGAACGCCCAGTGCGCGAGATCATGATCCCGCGTGCGCAGATGGATGTGATCGACATCAGCCTGCCGCCGGACGAGTTCCTGCCCTACGTGATCGAGACCGCGCACTCGCGCTTTCCGGTGATCGACGGCGACAAGGACAACATCGTCGGCATTCTGCTGGCCAAGGATCTGCTGCGCATCTACGCCGGCGAGAATTTCGAGGTGCGCGACATGCTGCGTCCGGCAGTGTTCGTGCCGGAATCAAAGCGCCTCAACGTGCTGCTGCGCGAATTCCGCAGCAACCGTAACCACATCGCACTGGTAGCCGATGAGTACGGCGGCGTGTCTGGCATGGTGACGATCGAGGATGTGCTGGAACAGATCGTGGGCGACATCGAAGACGAATACGACTTCGACGAGGACGAAGACAACATCATCGCCGACGCAAGCAATGTGTGGCGGGTCAAGGCGGCGACCGAGATCGCTGATTTCAATGAGGCCACCGGCGGCAGCTTCAGCGACGAGGAGTGCGACACGGTGGGCGGGCTGGCGGTAAAGGCTTTCGGAAAATTACCCAAGCGCGACGACCAGATCATGCTGGCTGGCTTGAGATTCAAGGTGCTACGCGCAGACAGCCGCCGCGTACATCTGTTCCAAGTCGAGCGCGTGCCGGAATCTACCGACGCCTAG